Proteins from a single region of Engystomops pustulosus chromosome 5, aEngPut4.maternal, whole genome shotgun sequence:
- the PAG1 gene encoding phosphoprotein associated with glycosphingolipid-enriched microdomains 1: protein MAPILQRIAGSWELSSEQVLLISYSGVAVVTTLLVITVLIFLCSSCDRGKKKKHQNGDHENLMNAPSDKETHSHSVTSLGTEAPASSYRNGAVSTGDVSEDSAATCVPTYEDVQSSLPDLCDPHDFTGKSMRCPQTRELPQIPPDNNLETESLEDDVPLYNEGPYEVLKDSSSHDNIIEDSLYETVKELKDISSSASAEEKSLTMNMQHLANAESKMEVVVEYASVDHNRKSRQSINTQSVGSTPTYQDDDVPPPLPKKLLDENENVQSKEAEEEKQEPEGASTDNKRQSCISYKSRDEDPCLTEDDISAMYSRVSRTGQSLRLQEDLSHYSYIQDVEVSPTTCNGTYATVRDIDKSPNLIGLPPTMDLVNGGPDPEYEAIAALSHEEDRTIPFSPSCQGVLQHAESDYESIGDLQQNGDYTRL, encoded by the exons ATGGCCCCGATCTTACAGAGAATAGCTGGAAGCTGGGAGCTGAGCAGTGAACAAGTGCTCCTCATATCATACAGCGGTGTGGCTGTTGTGACCACATTGCTTGTCATCACCGTCCTCATCTTCCTCTGCTCCAGCTGTGACAG AGGCAAGAAGAAGAAACATCAAAATGGTGACCATGAAAACCTGATGAATGCG CCCTCTGACAAGGAGACACACAGCCACTCCGTAACCAGCCTGGGCACCGAGGCACCGGCCAGCAGTTACCGGAATGGCGCAGTCAGCACCGGTGATG TCTCAGAAGACAGTGCTGCGACTTGCGTTCCTACATATGAAGATGTACAGAGCTCTCTCCCCGACCTCTGTGATCCTCATGACTTCACTGGGAAGTCTATGAGATGCCCTCAGACCAGGGAGCTGCCTCAGATCCCTCCAGACAACAACTTGGAAACTGAAAGTCTGGAAGACGATGTTCCTCTGTATAATGAAGGGCCGTATGAGGTACTGAAGGACAGTTCTTCCCATGACAATATCATTGAGGATTCTCTCTATGAAACAGTTAAAGAACTGAAGGATATCAGCTCCTCAGCAAGTGCAGAAGAAAAGAGTCTCACCATGAATATGCAGCATCTAGCAAACGCAGAGAGTAAAATGGAGGTTGTGGTGGAATACGCTTCGGTGGACCATAATAGAAAGAGCCGGCAAAGTATTAACACTCAGAGCGTGGGGAGTACTCCCACCTATCAAGATGACGACGTTCCTCCGCCTCTTCCTAAAAAACTATTGGATGAAAATGAGAATGTGCAGAGTAAAGAAGCAGAGGAAGAAAAGCAGGAGCCTGAGGGAGCAAGCACAGATAACAAG AGACAGAGTTGCATATCCTACAAATCTCGGGATGAAGACCCCTGCCTGACTGAGGATGAT ATTTCTGCAATGTATTCAAGAGTGTCTAGAACCGGACAATCTCTGAGACTTCAGGAAGACCTCTCCCACTATTCCTACATCCAAGATGTTGAGGTCTCTCCAACGACCTGTAATGGAACATATGCAACAGTCCGGGACATAGATAAAAGCCCCAATCTTATTGGCTTACCTCCTACTATGGACCTCGTCAATGGCGGACCTGACCCGGAGTATGAAGCTATTGCAGCGCTAAGCCATGAAGAAGACAGGACTATTCCCTTCTCTCCGTCTTGTCAGGGGGTTCTCCAACATGCTGAAAGCGACTATGAAAGTATTGGTGACCTGCAACAAAACGGAGATTACACTAGACTTTGa